Proteins from a genomic interval of Gemmatimonadota bacterium:
- the lpxK gene encoding tetraacyldisaccharide 4'-kinase, translated as MPRRRGDGHRLIRWLWTSGRLDARLARAALLPAGGLWRLGMNVRGLAYQRGWLATHEMPLPTIAIGNLTVGGSGKTPIAGWVAEHYLAAGHRPGILLRGVGGDETLVHREALPGAVVVPNADRRAGAVEAVAQGADVLVLDDAFQRLDVARDLNICVVSAETRRAVRWPLPAGPWRESPVALERADALIVTRKRADLATAQSVAEEFGRLVQGPTAIARLDLAVLRGLVSGAERPVSSLEGKRVVAASAIADPDAFVTQLKRTGAQVQVATWKDHHQFRDEDVAWLAHASRRADHVVMTAKDAVKLRARWPVSVPEPLVATLAVTFESGEATLREALDLVVARLR; from the coding sequence ATGCCGCGCCGTCGTGGTGATGGTCATCGCCTGATTCGCTGGCTCTGGACCAGCGGCCGACTCGATGCCCGGCTTGCCCGCGCCGCACTACTGCCGGCCGGTGGGCTGTGGCGACTCGGGATGAACGTGCGGGGACTGGCGTATCAGCGGGGCTGGCTCGCGACCCACGAGATGCCGCTGCCCACCATCGCGATTGGCAACCTCACTGTGGGTGGCTCGGGGAAGACCCCGATCGCCGGCTGGGTCGCCGAGCACTATCTCGCGGCGGGGCACCGGCCGGGCATCCTCTTGCGCGGTGTGGGGGGCGATGAAACGCTGGTGCATCGCGAAGCCTTGCCGGGTGCCGTCGTGGTGCCGAACGCCGATCGTCGCGCGGGGGCAGTCGAGGCCGTGGCCCAGGGCGCCGACGTGCTGGTCCTCGACGACGCGTTCCAGCGACTCGATGTGGCGCGCGACCTCAACATCTGCGTCGTCAGTGCCGAGACGCGGCGTGCAGTGCGCTGGCCATTGCCAGCCGGACCATGGCGCGAATCGCCCGTTGCCCTCGAGCGTGCCGACGCGCTCATCGTTACCCGCAAACGCGCCGACCTGGCCACGGCGCAATCGGTGGCGGAGGAGTTCGGCCGGCTGGTGCAGGGGCCGACTGCGATTGCCCGGCTCGATCTTGCCGTATTGCGCGGGCTGGTAAGTGGGGCGGAGCGACCGGTCTCGTCGCTCGAAGGGAAGCGCGTGGTGGCTGCCAGTGCCATCGCCGATCCGGATGCCTTCGTGACCCAGTTGAAGCGCACCGGGGCCCAGGTCCAGGTCGCCACCTGGAAAGACCACCATCAGTTTCGCGATGAGGACGTCGCGTGGCTGGCGCATGCCTCGCGGCGTGCCGATCATGTGGTGATGACGGCCAAGGATGCCGTGAAGCTCAGGGCCCGCTGGCCTGTCAGTGTGCCGGAGCCGCTGGTTGCTACACTCGCCGTGACCTTCGAATCCGGCGAGGCCACTCTCAGGGAAGCGCTCGACCTCGTGGTCGCCCGCCTCCGCTGA